In one Pseudomonas sp. Bout1 genomic region, the following are encoded:
- a CDS encoding GNAT family N-acetyltransferase: MFSLTRYETPCPEPINAQILQMVVDYLTDISMVAIAPSNLLYNVYQYAIGYEVHLYLEALGGSKGIAVELIVALDAQEQVIGFLLYLPVKDDPEACGVAYMAVHASHRRKGVARAMMQDMLARYPHAELTCAVEKVPAFESMGFQLRGVRGTQVLMNTRDYSTDGLMGLLDVASIYSSLEVRQIHTYLLQKHGKRAMIDAEKQRDRHFDQMTHKARMFVHARLG, encoded by the coding sequence ATGTTCAGCCTTACCCGTTACGAAACACCATGCCCCGAACCGATCAACGCGCAGATCCTGCAGATGGTGGTCGACTACCTGACCGACATCAGCATGGTCGCCATCGCGCCGAGCAACCTGCTGTACAACGTGTACCAGTATGCGATCGGCTATGAGGTGCACCTGTACCTGGAGGCGCTGGGCGGGTCGAAGGGCATTGCGGTTGAATTGATCGTCGCGCTGGACGCGCAGGAGCAGGTGATTGGCTTCCTGCTTTACCTGCCGGTGAAGGACGATCCCGAGGCGTGCGGCGTGGCCTACATGGCGGTGCACGCCAGCCATCGGCGCAAAGGCGTGGCGCGGGCGATGATGCAGGACATGCTGGCTCGCTACCCTCACGCCGAACTGACCTGCGCGGTGGAGAAGGTGCCGGCGTTTGAGTCCATGGGCTTTCAACTGCGCGGTGTGCGTGGCACTCAGGTGTTGATGAACACCCGCGACTACAGCACGGACGGCTTGATGGGGTTGCTGGATGTGGCGTCGATCTACAGCTCGCTGGAGGTGCGGCAGATCCACACCTACCTGCTGCAAAAGCACGGCAAGCGGGCGATGATCGATGCCGAGAAACAGCGCGACCGGCACTTCGACCAGATGACCCACAAAGCCCGGATGTTTGTGCACGCAAGGCTGGGGTGA
- a CDS encoding FadR/GntR family transcriptional regulator, protein MLELQRPDSLVVRVVSAIRAEIDSGQLAPEARLPTEQQLAEQLNVSRSVVREAIAQLKADGVLTARRGLGSFISQTPAGTVFRFPEKNGRRPDLAQMFEVRLWIETQAASIAALRRDAADLLRMKSALQEMHDKRADFEAAALADVEFHRAIAEASKNDYFVAFHDFLRSQLASARKTAWENSATRFVSGSADATQEHTALYQAIFDSDAQGAAACAEAHLRAAARRLNLELPAIN, encoded by the coding sequence ATGCTTGAGCTCCAGCGCCCTGATTCGCTCGTTGTGCGCGTTGTCAGCGCCATCCGCGCCGAAATCGATTCTGGCCAACTGGCGCCCGAGGCACGCCTGCCCACCGAACAGCAACTGGCTGAACAGCTCAATGTCAGCCGTTCGGTGGTGCGCGAAGCGATTGCCCAGCTCAAGGCCGACGGCGTACTCACCGCCCGCCGTGGCCTGGGCTCATTTATCTCGCAAACCCCGGCCGGCACTGTATTCCGCTTCCCGGAAAAAAACGGCCGCCGCCCGGACCTGGCGCAGATGTTCGAAGTGCGCCTGTGGATCGAAACCCAGGCCGCCTCGATTGCCGCCCTGCGCCGCGACGCTGCAGACCTGCTGCGCATGAAAAGCGCCCTGCAGGAAATGCACGACAAGCGCGCCGACTTCGAAGCCGCCGCCCTGGCCGATGTGGAATTCCATCGCGCCATCGCCGAGGCCAGCAAGAACGATTATTTCGTGGCCTTTCATGACTTCCTCAGAAGCCAACTGGCCAGCGCCCGCAAGACCGCCTGGGAAAACTCTGCCACCCGCTTCGTCAGCGGCTCGGCCGACGCCACCCAGGAACACACCGCGCTGTACCAGGCCATCTTCGACAGTGATGCCCAAGGCGCCGCCGCCTGTGCCGAGGCGCACTTGCGCGCCGCAGCCAGGCGCCTGAACCTGGAATTGCCCGCCATCAACTGA
- the lhgO gene encoding L-2-hydroxyglutarate oxidase has protein sequence MIYDFCIIGGGIVGLATAMELLKRQPNASLVILEKESLLAKHQTGHNSGVIHAGIYYAPGSLKADLCKRGAEATKQFCTEHGIKFEVCGKLLVASTPLEVQRMEALYARSQLNGMKVERLDADQLRQREPNIVGLGGLFLDTTGIVDYREVCETMARVIRRAGGEICLERTVTAIVEDTDKVTVSTRGESWQAKHLVVCAGLQSDRLAVMAGVKIDHQIIPFRGEYFRLPASKNNLVNHLIYPIPDPELPFLGVHLTRMIDGSVTVGPNAVLGLGRENYRKFSVNWRDVAQYASFPGFWKTIWQNLGSGSVEMKNSLFKSGYLAQCRKYCPSLNIEDLLPYEAGIRAQAVMRDGTLVHDFLFAQTPRMLHVCNAPSPAATSAIPIGAMIADRMFTPA, from the coding sequence ATGATTTATGACTTTTGCATCATCGGCGGCGGCATCGTCGGCCTGGCCACTGCGATGGAGTTGCTCAAGCGCCAGCCCAACGCCTCTTTGGTGATTTTGGAAAAGGAAAGCCTGCTGGCCAAGCACCAGACCGGCCACAACAGCGGGGTAATCCATGCCGGCATCTATTACGCGCCGGGCAGCCTCAAGGCCGATTTGTGCAAGCGCGGCGCCGAAGCCACCAAGCAGTTCTGCACCGAGCACGGCATCAAGTTCGAGGTGTGTGGCAAGCTGCTGGTGGCCTCCACGCCGCTGGAAGTGCAGCGGATGGAAGCGCTCTACGCCCGCTCGCAGCTCAACGGGATGAAGGTCGAACGCCTGGACGCCGACCAGTTGCGCCAGCGCGAACCGAACATCGTCGGGCTGGGCGGGCTGTTTCTCGACACCACCGGCATCGTCGATTACCGCGAAGTCTGCGAAACCATGGCCCGGGTGATCCGCCGCGCCGGCGGGGAAATCTGCCTGGAACGCACCGTCACCGCGATCGTCGAGGACACCGACAAAGTCACCGTCAGCACCCGTGGCGAAAGCTGGCAGGCCAAACACCTGGTGGTGTGCGCCGGCTTGCAATCGGACCGCCTGGCGGTGATGGCCGGGGTAAAGATCGACCACCAGATCATCCCGTTTCGCGGCGAATACTTCCGCCTGCCAGCATCGAAAAACAACCTCGTCAACCACCTGATCTACCCGATTCCCGACCCGGAGCTGCCGTTTCTCGGTGTGCACCTGACCCGCATGATCGACGGCAGCGTCACCGTCGGCCCCAACGCCGTACTGGGCCTTGGCCGCGAAAACTATCGCAAGTTTTCGGTGAACTGGCGCGACGTGGCGCAGTACGCAAGCTTCCCGGGCTTCTGGAAAACCATCTGGCAGAACCTCGGCTCCGGCAGCGTCGAGATGAAGAATTCACTGTTCAAGTCCGGCTACCTGGCGCAATGCCGCAAGTACTGCCCCTCGCTGAACATCGAAGACCTGCTGCCCTATGAAGCCGGCATCCGCGCCCAGGCCGTGATGCGCGACGGCACCCTGGTGCACGACTTCCTCTTCGCCCAGACCCCGCGAATGCTCCACGTGTGCAATGCGCCTTCACCCGCTGCCACCTCCGCGATTCCTATCGGCGCGATGATCGCCGACCGCATGTTCACGCCCGCCTGA
- a CDS encoding MFS transporter produces the protein MTATARTPDTETPEQTSKRLRKVAAATIFGSMLEWYDFYLYATMAAIVFSKIFFDNSDPKAATLMAFSTFAIGFIARPFGGILFGYLGDKFGRKQVLVLTFCMMGVCTTLIGLIPSYASIGIWAPIVLVFIRIIQGLGAGAELSGAAVTSYEHASEGKRGSQGAWPALGLNLGLLLSSLTVYLLTINGNEFLLAGGWRIPFICSIALVGVGLWVRNSIPETPEFKELSKETAKAQASPLKALFKNDLKGLAVVFFVAIGYNALSYIFKTFSLAYLTQFKGVDVHVTSLSVTIASLIAIVAVPCFGWLCDKWSSKTVLMLGGLFSLLFAYPFLALLNTGESLMIYVAIGVGTGILAPMMFAPQGSFLSRQFPTQTRSSGFGTGREIGTAIAGGLAPLGALSMVAASATHSTDGVVIILAISSLLVVVFALCDQGRKHSAFKN, from the coding sequence ATGACGGCAACAGCCCGCACCCCAGACACCGAAACGCCCGAACAAACCAGCAAACGCCTGCGCAAAGTCGCGGCCGCAACCATCTTCGGCTCGATGCTGGAGTGGTATGACTTTTATCTGTACGCCACCATGGCGGCGATTGTGTTCTCGAAGATCTTCTTCGATAACAGCGACCCGAAAGCCGCGACGCTGATGGCGTTTTCCACCTTTGCCATCGGCTTTATCGCACGCCCGTTTGGCGGCATCCTGTTTGGCTACCTGGGCGACAAATTCGGGCGTAAACAAGTGCTGGTGCTGACCTTCTGCATGATGGGCGTGTGCACCACCCTGATCGGGCTGATCCCCAGCTACGCCTCCATCGGCATCTGGGCGCCAATCGTGCTGGTGTTTATCCGCATCATCCAGGGCTTGGGCGCCGGGGCCGAATTGTCCGGCGCGGCGGTCACCTCCTACGAGCACGCCAGCGAAGGCAAACGCGGCAGCCAGGGTGCATGGCCGGCGCTGGGGCTGAACCTGGGCTTGTTGCTGTCGTCGCTGACCGTGTACCTGCTGACCATCAACGGCAATGAATTCCTGCTGGCCGGCGGCTGGCGGATTCCGTTCATTTGCAGCATCGCCCTGGTGGGTGTAGGCCTGTGGGTACGCAACAGCATTCCGGAAACCCCGGAGTTCAAGGAACTGAGCAAGGAAACCGCGAAAGCCCAGGCCTCGCCGCTCAAGGCGCTGTTCAAGAACGACCTCAAGGGACTCGCGGTGGTGTTTTTCGTGGCGATTGGCTACAACGCTCTGAGCTACATCTTCAAGACTTTTTCCCTGGCGTACCTGACCCAGTTCAAGGGCGTTGATGTGCACGTCACCTCGCTGTCGGTAACCATCGCCAGCCTGATCGCCATCGTCGCCGTGCCGTGCTTCGGCTGGCTGTGCGACAAGTGGAGCAGCAAGACCGTGCTGATGCTCGGGGGCCTGTTCTCGCTGCTGTTTGCCTACCCGTTCCTCGCGCTGCTCAATACCGGCGAGAGCCTGATGATCTATGTCGCCATCGGGGTGGGCACCGGCATCCTCGCGCCCATGATGTTTGCCCCGCAGGGTTCGTTCCTGAGCCGCCAATTCCCGACTCAAACCCGCTCTTCGGGCTTTGGCACCGGGCGCGAAATCGGCACCGCGATCGCAGGTGGCCTGGCGCCATTAGGGGCGTTGTCGATGGTCGCTGCGTCAGCCACTCACTCCACTGATGGCGTTGTGATAATCCTTGCGATCTCGTCCCTGCTGGTGGTGGTGTTCGCCTTGTGTGACCAGGGCCGTAAACACTCGGCATTCAAGAACTGA
- a CDS encoding CAP domain-containing protein, with protein MRVLSLMMGLTTLAASLVFSAQAQAGEESLLVDSINQYRSQVQRCGNQGSQELPPLASDSRLVLPVNSVGDLQQALARAAYPMVNVQAISLSGPKNAEAAMKAVRESFCRVVLDPQFIDIGVSNSGQDWRIVLARPLLTSGLGETQTEGRKVLDIINAARQQPRQCGVQAFAATTPLSWNEELASAAAGHARNMANGNFFDHLDHDGRTPGDRAELAGYIGQQIGENIAAGMDTPRKVVDGWLASPGHCANLMNPQFREMGAAYAMDPKSDAGIYWTGLFGAQQ; from the coding sequence ATGCGCGTTCTGTCATTGATGATGGGTCTTACGACGCTGGCCGCCAGTCTGGTGTTTAGCGCCCAGGCGCAGGCGGGTGAAGAAAGCCTGTTGGTCGACTCGATCAATCAATACCGCAGCCAGGTCCAGCGCTGCGGCAACCAAGGTTCCCAGGAGTTGCCGCCCCTGGCCAGCGACTCGCGGCTGGTGTTGCCGGTCAACAGTGTCGGCGACTTACAGCAGGCGCTGGCGCGGGCGGCGTACCCGATGGTCAACGTGCAGGCCATCAGCCTGAGCGGGCCCAAGAATGCCGAGGCCGCGATGAAAGCGGTGCGCGAAAGTTTTTGCCGGGTGGTGCTCGACCCGCAATTTATCGATATCGGCGTGAGCAACAGCGGCCAGGACTGGCGTATTGTGCTGGCCCGCCCGCTGCTGACCAGCGGCCTGGGTGAAACCCAGACCGAAGGCAGGAAGGTACTCGACATCATCAACGCCGCCCGCCAACAACCGCGGCAGTGTGGCGTCCAGGCGTTTGCTGCCACCACGCCCCTGAGCTGGAACGAAGAACTCGCCAGCGCCGCCGCTGGCCACGCCCGCAACATGGCCAACGGCAACTTCTTCGATCACCTGGACCATGACGGCCGCACCCCGGGCGACCGGGCAGAACTGGCAGGCTACATCGGCCAGCAGATCGGCGAAAACATCGCCGCCGGCATGGACACCCCACGCAAGGTGGTCGACGGCTGGCTCGCCAGCCCCGGGCACTGCGCCAACCTGATGAACCCGCAGTTCCGCGAAATGGGCGCCGCCTATGCCATGGACCCGAAGAGTGACGCGGGTATCTACTGGACCGGGTTATTTGGCGCGCAGCAGTAG
- a CDS encoding organic hydroperoxide resistance protein: MSQNSTVLYTGKTHTTGGREGASHSDDLQLDIKLAPPGSRAAGTNPEQLFGAGWSACFIGAMGKAAQTLQVRLPAGTAVNAEVDLLHSPEHGYSLQARLRVSLPGIEHSVAQALVDLAHQTCPYSKATRGNIDVLITLI, encoded by the coding sequence ATGTCCCAGAACAGCACCGTGCTCTACACCGGCAAGACCCACACCACTGGCGGGCGTGAAGGCGCGTCCCACAGCGATGACCTGCAACTGGACATCAAGCTGGCGCCGCCAGGCTCCAGGGCTGCGGGCACCAATCCCGAGCAGTTGTTCGGTGCCGGCTGGTCCGCCTGCTTTATCGGCGCGATGGGCAAGGCCGCGCAAACCCTTCAGGTTCGCCTGCCGGCTGGCACAGCGGTGAACGCCGAGGTAGACCTGCTGCACAGCCCGGAACATGGCTACTCCCTGCAAGCCCGCCTGCGCGTCAGCCTGCCGGGTATCGAACACTCGGTCGCCCAGGCGCTGGTCGACCTGGCCCACCAGACCTGCCCGTATTCGAAGGCAACCCGCGGCAATATTGATGTACTGATTACCCTGATCTAA
- a CDS encoding ATP-binding protein, whose protein sequence is MTNWLQGGGEMAERFRHHDWATTPLGTLDHWPDVLKTTVALCLASSFPQAIVWGPSLVTLYNDGFMPILGNKPDALGRPFSEIWQEAWAQISPIADAAFAGEATFIENFPLIVERGGAPEQAYFTFCYSPIRDVQGTVVGMLDTVTETTATVVLSRRLAELNATLEQRVDERSTLLAQTEAALRQSQKLEAIGQLTGGVAHDFNNLLTIIRSSVDFLRMPSLSEERRQRYMSAVTDTVERAGKLTSQLLAFARRQPLNPQVFDACLRVKNIGEMLETVTGARIQVRVELPGQPCYIRADSSQFETALINIALNARDAMNGQGTLTLRLDADQPLPRIRGDAGSRQAFIAIALTDTGSGIPGESFERIFEPFFTTKDVGKGTGLGLSQVFGFVKQSGGNVDVASRVDQGTVFTLYLPQVAPEEGSERGTEAAGGLIAEDAQRHILVVEDNLEVGAFANQILQDLGYQTTWATHGEQALALAGEDAMAFDAVFSDVVMPGISGVALARELRRRRPDLPVVLTSGYSEELAESGYEGLAFLPKPYSADQVSQVLAKALLKG, encoded by the coding sequence ATGACAAACTGGCTGCAAGGCGGCGGCGAAATGGCCGAACGGTTCCGGCATCACGACTGGGCCACCACGCCACTTGGGACGCTGGACCACTGGCCGGATGTGCTCAAGACCACCGTTGCGCTGTGCCTCGCCTCAAGCTTTCCCCAGGCAATCGTCTGGGGGCCTTCGCTGGTCACCCTGTACAACGACGGGTTTATGCCGATTCTTGGCAACAAGCCCGACGCACTCGGGCGGCCTTTCAGCGAGATCTGGCAGGAAGCCTGGGCCCAAATCAGCCCCATCGCCGACGCAGCCTTTGCCGGTGAAGCCACCTTCATCGAAAACTTCCCGTTGATCGTCGAACGCGGCGGTGCACCGGAGCAGGCATATTTCACCTTTTGCTACAGCCCGATTCGCGATGTGCAAGGTACCGTGGTCGGCATGCTCGACACCGTGACCGAAACCACCGCCACCGTCGTCCTGTCCCGGCGCCTGGCCGAGCTGAATGCAACCCTGGAGCAGCGGGTCGACGAAAGGAGCACCCTGCTGGCCCAGACCGAAGCGGCGTTGCGCCAATCACAAAAACTCGAAGCCATTGGCCAGTTGACCGGTGGCGTGGCTCACGACTTCAATAATCTGCTGACCATCATTCGCTCGTCCGTGGATTTTCTGCGCATGCCGAGCCTGTCCGAAGAACGTCGCCAGCGGTACATGAGCGCCGTCACCGACACCGTGGAACGGGCAGGCAAATTGACCAGCCAGTTGCTCGCCTTTGCTCGGCGCCAGCCGCTGAACCCGCAAGTATTCGACGCATGCCTGCGGGTAAAAAATATTGGCGAGATGCTCGAGACGGTCACGGGCGCGCGGATTCAGGTGCGGGTCGAACTGCCCGGGCAACCGTGTTACATCCGTGCCGACTCCAGCCAGTTTGAAACCGCCCTGATCAACATCGCCCTTAATGCCCGGGACGCCATGAACGGCCAAGGCACCCTCACCCTGCGCCTGGACGCCGACCAACCGCTGCCGCGCATCCGGGGCGATGCTGGCTCGCGCCAGGCGTTCATCGCGATTGCACTGACCGACACCGGCAGCGGTATTCCCGGTGAATCTTTCGAGCGCATCTTCGAACCGTTTTTTACCACCAAGGACGTCGGCAAGGGCACCGGCCTGGGCTTGTCCCAAGTGTTCGGTTTCGTCAAGCAATCGGGCGGCAACGTTGATGTCGCGAGCAGGGTCGACCAAGGCACGGTGTTTACCCTGTACCTGCCGCAAGTGGCGCCCGAAGAGGGTTCCGAGCGCGGCACCGAGGCGGCTGGCGGGCTGATCGCGGAAGACGCCCAGCGCCATATCCTGGTGGTGGAAGACAACCTGGAAGTAGGCGCCTTTGCCAATCAGATCCTCCAGGACCTGGGCTACCAGACCACCTGGGCAACCCATGGCGAACAAGCGCTGGCGCTGGCCGGCGAGGATGCTATGGCGTTCGACGCGGTATTTTCCGATGTGGTGATGCCCGGCATCAGCGGCGTGGCACTGGCCAGGGAATTGCGCCGGCGCAGGCCCGACTTGCCGGTAGTCCTGACCTCGGGTTACAGCGAGGAACTGGCCGAAAGCGGCTATGAAGGCCTGGCGTTCCTGCCCAAACCCTACTCGGCCGACCAGGTTTCACAGGTGCTGGCCAAGGCGCTGCTCAAGGGCTGA
- a CDS encoding GGDEF domain-containing protein: protein MNGLGRGQDQDCFIEEQVRTDRLHQLFRQSFSAVFGSYMAAAMLCWLCWERFDHTVIMVWLVVLAGTSLLRVSMFMAWFRCPNHERTPARWERRYWITLMLSAGVWGAGALALIPTDDRLSQALVMLFTVGMSVSAVSCYSAYRYMTLVSMALVLLPCTVWLLFQPSSMQVGMGLAVLVFSSFVGGATRKLSDALEKAFRLTRQMERAHNISTRAAQTDELTGLMNRRAFFEHAQLLYEQCRQHQQPLCALMMDMDHFKNINDTYGHQAGDQVLRQIGGVISASFRQADVYGRLGGEEFAVLLPDTSLETGRDIAEQLIKAIAGLTSEPVHGLTASLGVAWARAVDQDLHGLMNTADKALYRAKALGRNQVAVAE from the coding sequence ATGAATGGCCTTGGGCGTGGGCAGGACCAGGATTGCTTCATCGAGGAGCAGGTACGAACAGATCGGTTGCATCAGCTATTTCGACAGTCATTCTCTGCGGTTTTCGGCAGTTATATGGCGGCCGCCATGCTGTGCTGGCTGTGCTGGGAACGGTTTGACCACACGGTAATAATGGTCTGGCTGGTGGTGTTGGCCGGCACGTCACTGTTGCGTGTATCGATGTTTATGGCCTGGTTTCGCTGCCCCAACCATGAGCGCACTCCCGCCCGCTGGGAACGGCGCTACTGGATCACGCTGATGCTGTCTGCCGGGGTATGGGGCGCAGGCGCACTGGCGCTGATACCGACTGACGACCGACTGTCCCAGGCTTTGGTGATGCTGTTTACCGTGGGCATGTCCGTCAGCGCGGTCTCGTGTTATTCGGCCTATCGCTACATGACGCTGGTGTCCATGGCCCTGGTACTGCTGCCGTGTACGGTGTGGCTGCTGTTTCAACCGTCCTCGATGCAAGTGGGCATGGGGCTGGCGGTGCTGGTGTTTTCTTCCTTTGTAGGCGGCGCCACGCGCAAACTCTCCGATGCCCTGGAGAAAGCCTTTCGCCTGACCCGGCAAATGGAACGCGCCCACAATATCTCCACCCGCGCCGCACAAACCGACGAACTCACCGGCCTGATGAATCGCCGGGCGTTTTTTGAACATGCGCAGTTGCTGTACGAGCAATGCCGGCAGCACCAGCAACCCTTATGCGCGCTGATGATGGACATGGACCACTTCAAAAACATCAACGACACCTACGGCCACCAGGCCGGCGACCAGGTGCTGCGGCAAATTGGCGGGGTGATCAGCGCGTCGTTTCGCCAGGCCGATGTCTATGGCCGGTTGGGCGGCGAAGAGTTTGCGGTGCTGTTGCCGGACACCTCGCTGGAGACCGGGCGCGACATCGCCGAGCAGTTGATCAAGGCCATCGCCGGGCTGACCAGCGAGCCGGTGCATGGGCTTACCGCCAGCCTCGGGGTGGCCTGGGCCCGGGCTGTGGATCAAGACTTGCACGGGCTGATGAACACGGCAGACAAGGCGCTTTACCGGGCAAAGGCCCTGGGGCGCAACCAGGTGGCGGTGGCCGAGTAG
- a CDS encoding GNAT family N-acetyltransferase has translation MNTHPITTQRLVLRPPTVNDAASVFAIYGDPETNRYNPAGPLANLPQAKAALARWLKHWADHGFGQWAIATQEAPECVIGFGGITLYHYGTVERINLGYRFAVSAWGQGFATELARAALQFGFVELGQPTVYGVVRPAHAASIKVLEKIGMQRIDELDDVPGQAPSLVYRATRIP, from the coding sequence ATGAATACCCACCCAATAACCACCCAACGCCTGGTTCTCAGGCCCCCGACGGTGAACGATGCAGCGAGTGTGTTCGCCATCTATGGCGACCCCGAGACCAATCGCTACAACCCGGCGGGCCCACTGGCCAACCTCCCTCAAGCCAAAGCCGCCCTTGCCCGCTGGCTCAAGCATTGGGCAGACCATGGTTTTGGCCAATGGGCAATTGCGACCCAAGAGGCGCCGGAATGCGTAATCGGCTTTGGCGGCATCACGTTGTACCACTACGGCACGGTGGAGCGAATCAACCTGGGCTACCGTTTCGCCGTCAGCGCCTGGGGCCAGGGATTTGCCACAGAGCTTGCCAGGGCGGCATTGCAATTTGGCTTTGTCGAACTGGGCCAGCCAACCGTCTACGGCGTGGTTCGACCGGCGCATGCAGCCTCGATCAAAGTGCTGGAAAAAATCGGCATGCAGCGTATCGATGAATTGGACGATGTACCCGGGCAGGCACCCAGCCTGGTGTACAGGGCCACGCGGATCCCCTGA